The Microbacter sp. GSS18 genome has a segment encoding these proteins:
- the rpoC gene encoding DNA-directed RNA polymerase subunit beta', whose product MLDATTFDELRIGLATADDIRRWSYGEVKKPETINYRTLKPEKDGLFGEQIFGPSRDWECACGKYKRVRFKGIVCERCGVEVTKSSVRRERMGHIELAAPVTHIWYFKGVPSRLGYLLDMAPKDLEKVIYFAAYMVISVDEDARHRDLATHENNIRLEIKNIGDRRDSRIATRLAKLEEELAALEEEGAKADQKKKVKDAAEKEMASIRKNADDSLAKLERVWEEFRTLEVGSLKGEDEIFHELQDRFGQYFEAHMGAESIKRRLETFDLAAEAESLHLQIAEGKGQRKIRAIKRLKVVNSFLQTGMSPASMVLEVVPVIPPELRPMVQLDGGRFATSDLNDLYRRVINRNNRLRRLIDLGAPEIIVNNEKRMLQEAVDALFDNGRRGRPVTGTGNRALKSLSDMLKGKQGRFRQNLLGKRVDYSGRSVIIVGPQLQLHQCGLPKQMALELFKPFVIKRLIDLGHSQNIKAAKRAVERYRPEVWDVLEEIIRERPVLLNRAPTLHRLGIQAFEPQLVEGKAIQLHPLVCAAFNADFDGDQMAVHLPLSVEAQAEARILMLASNNILKPSDGRPVTLPSQDMIIGLHHLTTVKEGALGEGRVFGSVSEAILAKDEGTLDLQAKVRIRVPGLTFLEGEAPEGYERHGLLDASLGQAIFNDTLPKGYPFVREQADKGKLSQIVNKLAEEYPKVEVAASLDRIKDAGFYWATRSGVTVALSDILTPPEKKDIVARHEQAAAKAQAQFEKGLTTDAERRQELIKIWTEATDEVQKAMRDNFPEDNTINRMVSSGARGNWLQIRNIAGMRGLVNNPKGEIIPRPIISSYREGLSVAEYFIATHGARKGLADTALRTADSGYLTRRLVDVSQDVIIRENDCGTSKGLDFIIAREGADGVLRRDENVENSVFARTLAADVVNAAGEVVLAAGEDVGDPEINQLVEAGIESIKVRSVLTCDSAVGVCAQCYGRSLATGSLVDIGEAVGIIAAQSIGEPGTQLTMRTFHTGGSASADDITQGLPRVQELFEARTPKGASPIAEADGRITIEETDKSRKVILTPDNGDEPHVYPVLKRATLLVEDGQRVTVGQALQVGTLDPKEVMRVQGAREVQKYLVNGVQGVYRSQGVPIHDKHIEVIVRQMLRKVTVVDHGDTALLPGEMVDLKRYQAINREAVAGGKRPASGRPELMGITKASLATESWLSAASFQETTRVLTQAAMEGKSDPLVGLKENVIIGKLIPAGTGLAKYRNVTVEATEEAKSERYPNRIFASDGAYSDADLSYVDFDSFTTDDFSGNYN is encoded by the coding sequence GTGCTCGACGCAACAACCTTCGATGAGCTTCGCATCGGCCTGGCCACCGCCGACGACATCCGCCGTTGGTCCTACGGTGAGGTCAAGAAGCCCGAGACCATCAACTACCGCACGCTCAAGCCCGAGAAGGACGGCCTCTTCGGCGAGCAGATCTTCGGGCCCAGCCGCGACTGGGAGTGCGCGTGCGGCAAGTACAAGCGCGTCCGCTTCAAGGGCATCGTCTGCGAGCGCTGCGGCGTGGAGGTCACCAAGAGCTCCGTCCGCCGCGAGCGGATGGGCCACATCGAGCTGGCCGCCCCCGTCACCCACATCTGGTACTTCAAGGGCGTGCCCTCGCGCCTCGGGTACCTGCTGGACATGGCGCCCAAGGACCTCGAGAAGGTCATCTACTTCGCCGCGTACATGGTGATCTCGGTCGACGAGGATGCGCGCCACCGCGACCTCGCGACCCACGAGAACAACATCCGCCTCGAGATCAAGAACATCGGCGACCGCCGTGACTCCCGCATCGCCACCCGCCTGGCGAAGCTGGAGGAGGAGCTCGCCGCTCTCGAGGAGGAAGGCGCCAAGGCCGACCAGAAGAAGAAGGTCAAGGACGCCGCCGAGAAGGAGATGGCCTCGATCCGCAAGAACGCGGACGACAGCCTCGCCAAGCTCGAGCGCGTGTGGGAGGAGTTCCGCACGCTCGAGGTCGGCTCGCTCAAGGGCGAGGACGAGATCTTCCACGAGCTCCAGGACCGCTTCGGTCAGTACTTCGAGGCCCACATGGGCGCGGAGTCGATCAAGCGCCGCCTCGAGACCTTCGACCTGGCCGCCGAGGCGGAGAGCCTGCACCTGCAGATCGCCGAGGGCAAGGGCCAGCGCAAGATCCGCGCGATCAAGCGCCTCAAGGTCGTCAACTCGTTCCTGCAGACCGGCATGAGCCCGGCGTCGATGGTGCTCGAGGTCGTCCCGGTGATCCCGCCGGAGCTGCGCCCGATGGTCCAGCTGGACGGCGGCCGCTTCGCGACCTCCGACCTCAACGACCTGTACCGTCGCGTGATCAACCGCAACAACCGCCTCCGTCGCCTGATCGACCTCGGTGCCCCCGAGATCATCGTCAACAACGAGAAGCGGATGCTGCAGGAAGCCGTCGACGCGCTGTTCGACAACGGCCGCCGCGGTCGTCCCGTCACCGGCACCGGCAACCGCGCCCTGAAGTCGCTGAGCGACATGCTCAAGGGCAAGCAGGGACGCTTCCGTCAGAACCTGCTCGGCAAGCGTGTGGACTACTCGGGCCGTTCGGTCATCATCGTGGGTCCCCAGCTCCAGCTGCACCAGTGCGGTCTGCCCAAGCAGATGGCTCTCGAGCTGTTCAAGCCGTTCGTCATCAAGCGCCTCATCGACCTCGGCCACTCGCAGAACATCAAGGCCGCCAAGCGTGCCGTCGAGCGCTACCGTCCCGAGGTCTGGGACGTGCTCGAGGAGATCATCCGCGAGCGTCCGGTTCTGCTGAACCGTGCGCCCACGCTCCACCGCCTCGGCATCCAGGCCTTCGAGCCGCAGCTGGTCGAGGGCAAGGCCATCCAGCTCCACCCGCTCGTGTGCGCGGCGTTCAACGCCGACTTCGACGGTGACCAGATGGCCGTGCACCTGCCGCTGTCGGTCGAGGCCCAGGCCGAGGCCCGCATCCTGATGCTGGCGTCGAACAACATCCTGAAGCCGTCGGACGGCCGCCCGGTGACCCTGCCCTCGCAGGACATGATCATCGGCCTCCACCACCTGACCACGGTCAAGGAGGGCGCCCTCGGCGAGGGCCGCGTGTTCGGCTCGGTGTCCGAGGCGATCCTGGCGAAGGACGAGGGCACCCTCGACCTGCAGGCCAAGGTCCGCATCCGCGTCCCCGGTCTGACGTTCCTCGAGGGCGAAGCGCCCGAGGGCTACGAGCGTCACGGCCTCCTGGATGCCTCGCTCGGCCAGGCGATCTTCAACGACACCCTGCCCAAGGGGTACCCGTTCGTGCGCGAGCAGGCCGACAAGGGCAAGCTGTCGCAGATCGTCAACAAGCTGGCCGAGGAGTACCCCAAGGTCGAGGTCGCAGCTTCGCTGGACCGCATCAAGGACGCCGGCTTCTACTGGGCCACGCGTTCGGGTGTGACCGTCGCGCTGAGCGACATCCTCACGCCGCCGGAGAAGAAGGACATCGTCGCCCGCCACGAGCAGGCCGCGGCCAAGGCTCAGGCGCAGTTCGAGAAGGGTCTCACGACCGACGCCGAGCGTCGTCAGGAGCTCATCAAGATCTGGACCGAGGCGACCGACGAGGTCCAGAAGGCGATGCGCGACAACTTCCCGGAGGACAACACCATCAACCGCATGGTGTCGTCGGGTGCTCGTGGTAACTGGCTGCAGATCCGCAACATCGCGGGTATGCGAGGCCTGGTGAACAACCCGAAGGGTGAGATCATCCCGCGTCCGATCATCTCGTCGTACCGCGAGGGTTTGTCGGTGGCGGAGTACTTCATCGCGACCCACGGTGCGCGAAAGGGTCTGGCCGACACCGCCCTCCGCACCGCGGACTCGGGCTACCTCACGCGGCGCCTCGTCGACGTCTCGCAGGATGTCATCATCCGCGAGAACGACTGCGGCACCTCGAAGGGTCTGGACTTCATCATCGCCCGCGAGGGCGCTGACGGCGTCCTCCGCCGCGACGAGAACGTCGAGAACTCGGTGTTCGCGCGCACGCTCGCAGCCGACGTGGTCAACGCGGCCGGCGAGGTCGTGCTCGCGGCGGGCGAGGACGTCGGCGACCCCGAGATCAACCAGCTGGTCGAGGCCGGCATCGAGTCGATCAAGGTGCGCTCGGTCCTCACGTGCGACTCGGCCGTCGGCGTCTGCGCGCAGTGCTACGGCCGCTCGCTCGCGACCGGTTCGCTCGTCGACATCGGCGAGGCGGTCGGCATCATCGCCGCCCAGTCGATCGGTGAGCCCGGCACGCAGCTGACGATGCGCACGTTCCACACCGGTGGTTCGGCGTCGGCCGATGACATCACGCAGGGTCTTCCCCGCGTGCAGGAGCTCTTCGAGGCCCGCACCCCCAAGGGCGCGTCCCCGATCGCCGAGGCCGACGGCCGCATCACGATCGAGGAGACCGACAAGAGCCGCAAGGTCATCCTGACGCCCGACAACGGCGACGAGCCGCACGTCTACCCGGTGCTCAAGCGCGCCACGCTCCTGGTCGAGGACGGCCAGCGCGTGACGGTCGGCCAGGCGCTGCAGGTCGGCACGCTCGACCCCAAGGAGGTCATGCGCGTGCAGGGTGCCCGCGAGGTGCAGAAGTACCTCGTCAACGGCGTCCAGGGCGTGTACCGCTCGCAGGGTGTGCCGATCCACGACAAGCACATCGAGGTCATCGTGCGCCAGATGTTGCGCAAGGTCACCGTGGTCGACCACGGCGACACGGCGCTGCTTCCCGGCGAGATGGTCGACCTCAAGCGCTACCAGGCGATCAACCGCGAGGCGGTCGCCGGCGGCAAGCGCCCTGCGTCGGGTCGTCCCGAGCTGATGGGTATCACGAAGGCGTCGCTCGCGACGGAGTCGTGGCTGTCGGCCGCGTCGTTCCAGGAGACCACCCGCGTCCTGACGCAGGCGGCCATGGAGGGCAAGAGCGACCCGCTCGTCGGCCTCAAGGAGAACGTCATCATCGGAAAGCTCATCCCCGCCGGAACCGGCCTTGCGAAGTACCGCAACGTCACGGTCGAGGCGACGGAGGAGGCCAAGAGCGAGCGGTACCCCAACCGCATCTTCGCCTCGGACGGCGCGTACAGCGACGCCGACCTGAGCTACGTCGACTTCGACAGCTTCACCACCGACGACTTCAGCGGGAACTACAACTGA
- a CDS encoding DNA-directed RNA polymerase subunit beta, with amino-acid sequence MAAAPNASTTTPKSGRGASRLSFAKISDTLTVPDLLALQTESFDWLVGNDTWRERLAEAQAQGRTDIALKSGLEEIFEEISPIEDLSETMQLSFTNPYLEPEKYSIEECKERGKTYAAPLYVEAEFMNHQTGEIKTQTVFMGDFPLQTDKGTFIINGTERVVVSQLVRSPGVYFDKTPDKTSDKDIVSARVIPSRGAWLEFEVDKRDQVGVRIDRKRKQSVTVFLKALGLTSEDILEEFAGFDSIEETLSKDTILTKEDALRDIYRKLRPGEQVAAEAARALLDNFYFNSKRYDLAKVGRYKINQKLGLELPLDESVLTVQDIVATIKYLVRLHRGDVTFEGSRGGKTTEIRLDVDDIDNFGNRRIRAVGELIQNQVRTGLSRMERVVRERMTTQDIEAITPQTLINVRPVVAAIKEFFGTSQLSQFMDQNNPLAGLTHKRRLSALGPGGLSRERAGVEVRDVHPSHYGRMCPIETPEGPNIGLIGSLASFARINSFGFIETPYRRVVDGHVTDTIDYLTASEENAYIVAQAGAALNADGSFANERVLARRGMGGEVDLFPAGDIGYMDVSPRQMVSVATSLIPFLEHDDANRALMGANMQRQAVPLLRSESPVVGTGMEGYAAIDAGDVITAQSSGVVLEVSADVVTVQLDEGGTQDYFLRKFDRSNQGTSYNQRVVVSAGERVEAGEVIADGPATENGELALGKNLLVGFMTWEGHNFEDAIILSQDLVKDDTLSSIHIEEYEVDARDTKLGKEEITRDLPNVSPDLLKDLDERGIVRIGAEVRPGDILVGKVTPKGETELSAEERLLRAIFNEKSREVRDTSLKVPHGEQGTIIAVKEFNAEDGDDELGSGVNRRVVVYIAQKRKITEGDKLAGRHGNKGVIAKILPVEDMPFLADGTPLDVILNPLGIPGRMNFGQVLETHLGWVAKQGWKVEGEPEWAIKLPENAREAAPNTKVATPVFDGAYEEEIAGLLDSTTPTRDGVRLIDRSGKTQLFDGRSGEPFPAPISVGYMYILKLHHLVDDKIHARSTGPYSMITQQPLGGKAQFGGQRFGEMEVWALEAYGAAYALQELLTIKSDDILGRVKVYEAIVKGENIQEPGIPESFKVLMKEMQSLCLNVEVLSADGTAVNLRDTDDDAFRAAEELGINISTRFESSSIDEI; translated from the coding sequence TTGGCTGCTGCGCCCAACGCATCCACCACCACCCCCAAGAGCGGACGCGGAGCATCCCGCCTCTCGTTCGCCAAGATCTCCGACACGCTGACGGTCCCCGACCTGCTGGCGCTGCAGACCGAGTCCTTCGACTGGCTCGTCGGCAACGACACGTGGCGCGAGCGCCTCGCCGAGGCGCAGGCCCAGGGCCGCACCGACATCGCCCTCAAGAGCGGTCTCGAGGAGATCTTCGAGGAGATCTCCCCGATCGAGGACCTCTCCGAGACGATGCAGCTGTCGTTCACGAACCCGTACCTCGAGCCCGAGAAGTACTCGATCGAGGAGTGCAAGGAGCGCGGCAAGACCTACGCCGCCCCGCTGTACGTCGAGGCCGAGTTCATGAACCACCAGACCGGTGAGATCAAGACCCAGACGGTCTTCATGGGCGACTTCCCGCTGCAGACCGACAAGGGCACGTTCATCATCAACGGCACCGAGCGCGTCGTCGTGTCGCAGCTCGTGCGCTCCCCGGGCGTCTACTTCGACAAGACCCCCGACAAGACGTCCGACAAGGACATCGTCTCGGCGCGCGTGATCCCCAGCCGCGGCGCCTGGCTGGAGTTCGAGGTCGACAAGCGCGACCAGGTGGGCGTGCGCATCGACCGCAAGCGCAAGCAGTCGGTCACCGTCTTCCTCAAGGCCCTGGGTCTGACCAGCGAGGACATCCTCGAGGAGTTCGCCGGCTTCGACTCCATCGAGGAGACGCTGTCGAAGGACACCATCCTCACCAAGGAGGACGCGCTCCGCGACATCTACCGCAAGCTCCGTCCGGGCGAGCAGGTCGCCGCCGAGGCCGCCCGCGCGCTGCTGGACAACTTCTACTTCAACTCCAAGCGGTACGACCTGGCCAAGGTGGGTCGCTACAAGATCAACCAGAAGCTCGGCCTCGAGCTGCCGCTGGACGAGTCGGTGCTGACGGTGCAGGACATCGTCGCGACGATCAAGTACCTGGTGCGCCTGCACCGCGGCGACGTCACGTTCGAGGGCTCGCGCGGCGGCAAGACCACCGAGATCCGCCTGGATGTCGACGACATCGACAACTTCGGCAACCGCCGCATCCGCGCGGTCGGCGAGCTGATCCAGAACCAGGTCCGCACCGGTCTGTCGCGTATGGAGCGCGTCGTCCGCGAGCGCATGACCACGCAGGACATCGAGGCGATCACGCCGCAGACCCTGATCAACGTGCGCCCCGTCGTGGCGGCGATCAAGGAGTTCTTCGGCACGTCGCAGCTGTCGCAGTTCATGGACCAGAACAACCCGCTCGCGGGTCTGACCCACAAGCGCCGCCTCTCGGCGCTGGGCCCCGGCGGTCTGTCGCGTGAGCGTGCGGGCGTCGAGGTCCGCGACGTCCACCCGTCGCACTACGGCCGCATGTGCCCCATCGAGACGCCGGAAGGCCCGAACATCGGCCTGATCGGGTCGCTCGCGTCGTTCGCGCGCATCAACTCGTTCGGCTTCATCGAGACGCCGTACCGCCGCGTCGTCGACGGCCACGTCACCGACACGATCGACTACCTCACCGCATCCGAGGAGAACGCGTACATCGTCGCGCAGGCCGGTGCGGCGCTCAACGCGGACGGCTCGTTCGCGAACGAGCGCGTCCTGGCCCGCCGCGGCATGGGCGGCGAGGTCGACCTGTTCCCGGCAGGCGACATCGGCTACATGGACGTCTCCCCCCGCCAGATGGTTTCGGTGGCGACCTCGCTCATCCCGTTCCTCGAGCACGACGACGCCAACCGCGCCCTCATGGGTGCGAACATGCAGCGCCAGGCCGTGCCGCTGCTGCGCAGCGAGTCGCCCGTGGTCGGCACCGGCATGGAGGGCTACGCCGCGATCGACGCCGGCGACGTCATCACCGCCCAGAGCTCGGGCGTGGTGCTCGAGGTCTCGGCCGACGTGGTGACGGTCCAGCTCGACGAAGGCGGCACGCAGGACTACTTCCTGCGCAAGTTCGACCGCTCGAACCAGGGCACGTCCTACAACCAGCGCGTCGTGGTCTCCGCCGGCGAGCGCGTCGAAGCCGGCGAGGTCATCGCCGACGGCCCCGCGACCGAGAACGGCGAGCTCGCCCTCGGCAAGAACCTGCTCGTCGGGTTCATGACGTGGGAGGGTCACAACTTCGAGGACGCCATCATCCTCAGCCAGGACCTGGTGAAGGACGACACCCTCTCGTCGATCCACATCGAGGAGTACGAGGTCGACGCCCGCGACACCAAGCTCGGCAAGGAGGAGATCACGCGTGACCTCCCCAACGTCAGCCCCGACCTGCTGAAGGACCTCGACGAGCGCGGCATCGTCCGCATCGGCGCCGAGGTCCGCCCCGGCGACATCCTCGTCGGCAAGGTCACGCCCAAGGGCGAGACCGAGCTGAGCGCCGAGGAGCGCCTGCTGCGCGCCATCTTCAACGAGAAGAGCCGCGAGGTCCGCGACACGTCGCTGAAGGTCCCCCACGGTGAGCAGGGCACGATCATCGCCGTCAAGGAGTTCAACGCCGAGGACGGCGACGACGAGCTCGGCTCGGGCGTCAACCGCCGCGTCGTGGTCTACATCGCCCAGAAGCGCAAGATCACCGAGGGCGACAAGCTCGCCGGCCGCCACGGCAACAAGGGCGTCATCGCCAAGATCCTCCCCGTCGAGGACATGCCCTTCCTCGCCGACGGCACGCCGCTGGACGTCATCCTCAACCCGCTCGGCATCCCGGGCCGAATGAACTTCGGCCAGGTCCTCGAGACCCACCTCGGCTGGGTCGCGAAGCAGGGCTGGAAGGTCGAGGGCGAGCCCGAGTGGGCGATCAAGCTCCCCGAGAACGCCCGTGAGGCCGCACCGAACACCAAGGTCGCCACCCCGGTGTTCGACGGCGCGTACGAGGAGGAGATCGCGGGTCTGCTCGACTCGACGACGCCCACGCGCGACGGCGTGCGCCTGATCGACCGCAGCGGCAAGACGCAGCTGTTCGACGGCCGCTCCGGCGAGCCGTTCCCGGCTCCGATCTCGGTCGGCTACATGTACATCCTGAAGCTGCACCACCTCGTGGACGACAAGATCCACGCGCGCTCGACCGGCCCGTACTCGATGATCACGCAGCAGCCGCTGGGTGGTAAGGCGCAGTTCGGCGGCCAGCGCTTCGGTGAGATGGAGGTGTGGGCCCTCGAGGCCTACGGCGCCGCGTACGCGCTCCAGGAGCTCCTCACGATCAAGTCCGACGACATCCTCGGCCGCGTCAAGGTGTACGAGGCCATCGTCAAGGGCGAGAACATCCAGGAGCCCGGCATCCCCGAGTCCTTCAAGGTCCTCATGAAGGAGATGCAGTCGCTGTGCCTGAACGTCGAGGTCCTCTCGGCCGACGGCACCGCGGTGAACCTCCGCGACACGGATGACGACGCCTTCCGCGCAGCGGAGGAGCTCGGCATCAACATCTCCACCCGGTTCGAGTCGTCGTCGATCGACGAGATCTGA
- a CDS encoding CHAT domain-containing protein produces the protein MTRGSVMTPLGEGQPHVEGAARPASALAPELADDLAGAGRVIAAALLEWIADGAAVASAPYPEDVPHGAALIVLDDGTIIAAVARRRRGSLVADVPARPRARFAVIVLVSFSTAAERDRYVCDPGAAATGALVARMLAEHAQTVGPRGAYSYSSGYAVAPEETAPEAAPVEEAPPEEVPLEEAAPEEAEAAAPEEAAPEEAAREEAAPAEEAPPEGVPRMAPRPRRPAPPFGIDAGAGPGVPRMAPPPTAAPRAEPAAEPVSAHIDAEMPGRLVQGEAIDVTVRLSPVPLQATPGAAHAEASIRIDPRRPVDLVVVPRGLAFALGHRSTHSLMLPPDGEPPAVIRVGLVPIDIGTGEVSVIVRQGPVELPLATLRLTAPIVAAEDAAPAPTLQARALVSGAAADVAGLPTLRVDESIAAGRSTLRIALVVGDERAERAVVIGDKVAFIDRIYRRLDGVRAAIEREPAENRAREAARQIADIGRVMTRALLRGDIADLLWRRRDDLDGIIVQTSGEIDLPWEIVTIDEPGAPAGGAPRFLADAGVTRWVYDTVHPETIVVRPGHVLAIAPDYEEQSFRLSRTAEELTALDEQVSVTAAVVPHREDLSGRIGGDFDLLHFAGHGRWRDDAPRRQELLLASFRDDGDTDGAYTDADARTDLSGAAPASAPLVFLSACDVGRLSSDGPGLGGFAEAFLHGGAGAFIGCGWAVRDDVASTFVRTFYRAVFAEGKTIGEATAAARSAAGGARDPSALAFAVFADPRSRLTTGGTGNRRNDDH, from the coding sequence GTGACGAGGGGATCGGTCATGACGCCGCTGGGCGAGGGTCAGCCGCACGTCGAGGGTGCCGCGCGCCCGGCGTCCGCGCTGGCGCCCGAGCTCGCGGACGACCTCGCGGGAGCCGGGCGGGTGATCGCGGCGGCGCTGCTCGAGTGGATCGCGGACGGCGCGGCGGTCGCGTCCGCACCCTATCCGGAGGACGTGCCCCACGGCGCCGCACTGATCGTCCTCGACGACGGCACGATCATCGCGGCGGTCGCGCGGCGGCGGCGGGGATCGCTCGTCGCGGACGTCCCGGCCCGCCCCCGGGCGCGCTTCGCCGTCATCGTGCTGGTGTCGTTCTCGACCGCCGCCGAGCGTGATCGCTACGTGTGCGATCCCGGAGCGGCGGCGACCGGCGCGCTGGTGGCGCGCATGCTCGCCGAGCACGCGCAGACCGTCGGCCCGCGGGGCGCCTACAGCTATTCGTCCGGCTACGCGGTCGCGCCGGAGGAGACGGCGCCCGAGGCGGCGCCGGTCGAGGAGGCTCCACCCGAGGAGGTGCCGCTCGAGGAAGCGGCACCCGAAGAGGCGGAGGCGGCCGCGCCGGAGGAAGCCGCACCCGAAGAAGCGGCTCGCGAGGAGGCCGCGCCGGCAGAGGAGGCCCCGCCGGAGGGCGTCCCGCGCATGGCCCCGCGCCCGCGCCGTCCCGCGCCCCCGTTCGGCATCGATGCCGGCGCCGGTCCCGGCGTGCCCCGCATGGCGCCGCCGCCGACGGCCGCGCCCCGCGCCGAGCCGGCCGCGGAGCCGGTCTCGGCGCACATCGACGCCGAGATGCCGGGGCGGCTCGTCCAGGGCGAGGCGATCGACGTCACGGTTCGCCTCTCCCCCGTGCCCCTGCAGGCCACGCCCGGCGCGGCGCACGCCGAGGCGAGCATCCGGATCGATCCCCGGCGTCCGGTCGACCTCGTCGTCGTGCCGCGCGGACTCGCGTTCGCCCTGGGTCATCGATCGACCCACAGCCTCATGCTTCCGCCCGACGGCGAACCGCCCGCGGTCATCCGCGTCGGTCTGGTGCCGATCGACATCGGGACCGGCGAGGTCTCGGTCATCGTCCGCCAGGGCCCGGTCGAGCTTCCCCTGGCGACGTTGCGCCTCACCGCGCCGATCGTCGCCGCCGAGGACGCCGCTCCCGCGCCGACCCTCCAGGCGCGGGCGCTCGTCTCGGGTGCCGCCGCCGATGTCGCGGGCCTGCCGACGCTGCGCGTCGACGAGTCGATCGCCGCGGGGCGCTCGACCCTGCGGATCGCGCTCGTCGTCGGCGACGAGCGCGCCGAACGCGCCGTCGTCATCGGCGACAAGGTGGCATTCATCGACCGGATCTACCGCCGGCTGGACGGCGTCCGCGCCGCCATCGAGCGCGAGCCCGCGGAGAACCGGGCCCGCGAGGCGGCGCGGCAGATCGCCGACATCGGCCGGGTCATGACCCGGGCGCTGCTGCGCGGCGACATCGCCGACCTGCTGTGGCGGCGTCGCGACGACCTCGACGGCATCATCGTGCAGACCTCGGGCGAGATCGATCTGCCGTGGGAGATCGTCACGATCGACGAGCCGGGCGCACCGGCCGGCGGCGCTCCCCGCTTCCTCGCCGACGCGGGTGTGACCCGCTGGGTGTACGACACCGTCCACCCCGAGACGATCGTGGTGCGGCCCGGACACGTGCTCGCCATCGCCCCCGACTACGAAGAGCAGTCGTTCCGGCTCTCGCGCACGGCGGAGGAGCTGACCGCCCTGGACGAGCAGGTGTCGGTCACCGCCGCCGTCGTCCCGCACCGCGAGGACCTGAGCGGCCGGATCGGCGGGGACTTCGACCTGCTGCACTTCGCCGGCCACGGACGCTGGCGCGACGACGCCCCGCGGCGCCAGGAGCTCCTGCTCGCGTCGTTCCGCGACGACGGCGACACCGACGGCGCCTACACGGATGCGGATGCGCGCACCGACCTGTCGGGCGCGGCGCCGGCATCCGCTCCGCTGGTGTTCCTGTCGGCGTGCGATGTGGGGCGCCTGAGCTCGGACGGGCCCGGCCTCGGCGGCTTCGCCGAGGCGTTCCTGCACGGCGGCGCCGGCGCTTTCATCGGCTGCGGCTGGGCGGTGCGCGACGACGTCGCCTCGACGTTCGTCCGCACGTTCTACCGCGCCGTGTTCGCGGAGGGGAAGACCATCGGCGAGGCGACCGCTGCCGCCCGGTCGGCCGCCGGCGGCGCGCGCGACCCCAGCGCGCTGGCGTTCGCGGTGTTCGCCGACCCGCGCTCACGTTTGACCACCGGCGGAACCGGCAACAGGAGGAACGATGACCACTGA